GCGCGGTGAACTACTGACCGTACGACCCTGCGGGGGTAACCTGGAAATGCAGGCACAAAAAAGCCGCGCAGGGCTGACCCCACGCGGCTGATAAGATAGGCATTCGCCTAACTGGAAGTGTTATTTCGCAGCCTTCTTGAGGGCTTCGGCCTTGCTGGCGATTTCCCAGGTGAGGTCAGGATCGCCGATCTTGCCGAAGTGACCGTAGTTGGTGGACTTGGAATAGATTGGGCGGAGGAGGTCGAGCTGCTTGACGATGTCGGCAGGCTTGAAGGAGAAGGTCTTCAGGACGGCATCCAGGATGGCGTCATCGCTGATGGTGCCGGTACCGAAGCTGTCGATATGCACGCTGACTGGCAGCGGGTGGCCGATGGCGTAGGCAAACTGGATTTCGCACTTGGAAGCGAGGCCGGCGGCGACGACGTTTTTCGCGACCCAGCGGCCCATGTAGGCAGCGCTGCGGTCCACTTTGGACGGGTCTTTGCCGGAGAAGGCACCACCACCGTGACGGCCCATGCCGCCGTAGGTGTCCACGATGATCTTACGGCCGGTGAGGCCGCTGTCGCCCTGAGGACCACCGACGACGAACTTGCCGGTTGGGTTGATGAGGTATTCGGTGTCCTTGGTCAGCATGCCCTTTGGAAGGACCTTCTTGATGACCTGCTCGATGCAGAACTTCTCGATCTCAGCGTGCTCCACGCTGGCGGCGTGCTGGGTGGAGATGACGACGTTGACGATGCGGGTTGGGCGGCCGTCCACGTATTCTACGGAGACCTGGCTCTTCGCGTCCGGGCGCAGCCACTTGGCGGCCTTGCCGGCCTTGCGGATCTTGGTCAGCTCACGGCCCAGGCGGTGGGCATACATGATCGGGGCAGGCATCAGCTCTTCGGTTTCGTCGCAGGCATAACCGAACATGATGCCCTGGTCACCAGCGCCCTGTTCAGCGTGCTTCTTGCCTTCAGCGGCCTTTTCGTCCACGCCCTGCGCGATGTCGGGGCTCTGGATGGTGAGGTAGTTGTTGATGAAGATCTGGTCGGCGTGGAAGACGTCGTCGTTGTTGGTGTAACCAATGCCGCGGACAGCGTCACGGATGACTTTGCCGACGTTGATCACTTCGTCGATCGGCTTGGTGGTGCCTTTCTTTTTGTCCTGGAGCTTGGGGATGGTGATTTCACCACCGACGACCACGATGTTGCTCTTGGCGAAGGTTTCGCAGGCGACGCGGCTCTTCGGATCCACGGTAAGGCAGGCGTCGAGGATGGCATCGGAGATGGTGTCGCAGACTTTGTCTGGATGGCCTTCGCCGACGGACTCAGAAGAGAAGATGTAAGAGCGGGACATGGTGCTGTGTTGGTTATATGGACGAATGATGATGCGTTGATGCGTCCTGTGCAGAGTATCGCCGTGTGCGGTGGCGTCAATGTGGAATTAAGGCTGGTCTGCACGGTGGCAGTTCTTCAGAATGATTCGCATGAAAAGGATCCTTTTACCCATTTTGTGGGGCTTCAGTGTGTGTGGATTGGCAGAGACGGTCGCTCTCAAGCCAGAATCCATGGCCTATGTCTTGCAGGCGGACAGTCTAGCGGCCAGCCGTGAGGCCGTGGTGGAACGGCTCGCTTCCTGTGGACGCGACGTCATCGTCCTGGATGCAGCCTACAACACGGCTGCTAAGGGACCCTGGACGGTGGAGGAACTGGCCAAGATTCGCCAGGGCAAAGCAGGCCGACGTGTGCTGGCGTACGTCTCGATTGGCGAGGCGGAAGACTACCGTCCGTATTGGCAGAAAAACTGGGATGCGGACAAAGACGGCAAGCCCGATGCCTCTGCGCCTGCATTTCTCAATACGGAAAATCCAGACTGGAAGGGCAATTATCGAGTGCGGTTCTGGCAGTCCGAGTGGCAGAAGATCATGCTTCCGGCCGTGGATCAGGTCGTCCAGCAGGGCTTTGACGGCATCTACCTGGACATCGTGGATGCGTTTGAGTTTTACGAATACGATGCTGTCTCCAAAGATTGGCAGGACAACCGGGTGAACTCGGAAACAGGTCGCCCTTATCGGCAGGACATGATCGCGTGGGTGGAGACGATCGCCAAACGGGCTCGGGCGAAGAATCCCCGCTTTTGGGTCATTCCTCAAAATGCCGCCGCCTTGCTGCAGGACAAAAAATATCGGCAAATGATCAGCGGTATCGGGGTGGAGGACCTGTTGGTAAAAGGAAAAAGATTGAGCCGTGAAACGGAGATGCGGCATGTCATCGGCTTCCTCGAAAAACTGAAGGCGGAGGGCAAACCCATCCTGCTGATTGATTATCCAAAGTCGGATTCCATTCACGCCGCAGCCTTTGATCAGGCGGCCAAGCTGGGTTTCAGCCTTCTGTTGACGGACCGTGAACTGACCACATTGGGTGAATCGCGCTGACTGTCGGTGAAAGGTGTTCTTTGAATATCCTCAGGAGTGAATGGCTGGAATTTTAGTTCAGATAAATCACGTTTGGATGGCATGATCAGAAGCATTCTCTCATTCCTTTTTTTGTTGGCTCTGACGGCGCAGGCGGCACCGCCGCACGTGGTATTTGTTTTGGTGGATGATTTCGGCTGGGGAGATCCCGCGAGCTACGGGGGCAAGATTGCCACGCCGAATCTGGATCGCCTCGCCCGGGAGGGGATGCAGTTTCGCCAGTTTTATGTCGCTTCACCCATCTGTTCGGCCTCGCGCTGTGGCATCGTCACTGGGCAATATCCGGCGCGCTGGCACCTCACGAGTTACCTACAGACCCGGGAGGGAAACCGCCTCTGTGAGCAGGCGGATTACCTGGATCCTGCGGCTCCCTCGCTGCCTCGGCTTTTTAGAAAAGCTGGTTATGCTACGGCCCACATTGGCAAATGGCACCTGGGGGGCGGGCGCGATGTGACGGATGCGCCCAAATTTGCCGCCTATGGTTATGATATGGGACTGGGTACTTATGAGAGCCCGGAACCTGCCGCCGCCCTCGGTTTGAAAACGATGCCTTGGACGATGGAGCGTGAACCTCAGCAGGTGGCACGTCATGATCGCACCCGCTGGATGGTGGATGAGACGCTGGCATTCCTGAAAGCCAAGTCAGGCAAACCCTGCCTGGTCAATCTCTGGCTGGATGATACGCACACGCCCTTTCGCCCGGTGGATGGCACCGATGAGCGCGATCAGTTGGAGAAATTCCGGGCAGTCCTCATCGAGACTGATCGCCAGATTGGCCGGCTGCTGGAGGGGCTGCGCGAGCTTGGAATTGAGAAGGACACCCTGATTCTTTTGGCCGGAGACAATGGGCCGGAGCCTTCCTTTGATCATGC
The Prosthecobacter algae genome window above contains:
- a CDS encoding MJ1477/TM1410 family putative glycoside hydrolase; the encoded protein is MKRILLPILWGFSVCGLAETVALKPESMAYVLQADSLAASREAVVERLASCGRDVIVLDAAYNTAAKGPWTVEELAKIRQGKAGRRVLAYVSIGEAEDYRPYWQKNWDADKDGKPDASAPAFLNTENPDWKGNYRVRFWQSEWQKIMLPAVDQVVQQGFDGIYLDIVDAFEFYEYDAVSKDWQDNRVNSETGRPYRQDMIAWVETIAKRARAKNPRFWVIPQNAAALLQDKKYRQMISGIGVEDLLVKGKRLSRETEMRHVIGFLEKLKAEGKPILLIDYPKSDSIHAAAFDQAAKLGFSLLLTDRELTTLGESR
- the metK gene encoding methionine adenosyltransferase produces the protein MSRSYIFSSESVGEGHPDKVCDTISDAILDACLTVDPKSRVACETFAKSNIVVVGGEITIPKLQDKKKGTTKPIDEVINVGKVIRDAVRGIGYTNNDDVFHADQIFINNYLTIQSPDIAQGVDEKAAEGKKHAEQGAGDQGIMFGYACDETEELMPAPIMYAHRLGRELTKIRKAGKAAKWLRPDAKSQVSVEYVDGRPTRIVNVVISTQHAASVEHAEIEKFCIEQVIKKVLPKGMLTKDTEYLINPTGKFVVGGPQGDSGLTGRKIIVDTYGGMGRHGGGAFSGKDPSKVDRSAAYMGRWVAKNVVAAGLASKCEIQFAYAIGHPLPVSVHIDSFGTGTISDDAILDAVLKTFSFKPADIVKQLDLLRPIYSKSTNYGHFGKIGDPDLTWEIASKAEALKKAAK
- a CDS encoding sulfatase family protein, yielding MIRSILSFLFLLALTAQAAPPHVVFVLVDDFGWGDPASYGGKIATPNLDRLAREGMQFRQFYVASPICSASRCGIVTGQYPARWHLTSYLQTREGNRLCEQADYLDPAAPSLPRLFRKAGYATAHIGKWHLGGGRDVTDAPKFAAYGYDMGLGTYESPEPAAALGLKTMPWTMEREPQQVARHDRTRWMVDETLAFLKAKSGKPCLVNLWLDDTHTPFRPVDGTDERDQLEKFRAVLIETDRQIGRLLEGLRELGIEKDTLILLAGDNGPEPSFDHARTGGLRGMKWSLYEGGIRTPLIARWPGVIPSGQVDETTLVGAVDLFPTLASLTGIPLPADYASDGEDMTTAFKGVPRERSHPLFWEYGRKPALKGQGIRTFPYPKEADAKSPNVAVREGRWKLLVNADGSGTELYDLNSDPNETMNRTESEPEVAARLKQMALKWRADVE